A DNA window from Desulfobulbaceae bacterium contains the following coding sequences:
- a CDS encoding DUF1819 family protein encodes MKTVKYKMSFTTGGLFRQESVEIATLFLQLRDWNIVREKVLKENVLQTRTITSSKRIVREICSRLKKLSLDELNLLVEGSAQEQSYLLWMAVCRHYKFIADFAVEVIRERYITLNQNLQYEDFDFFFNKKSEWHDEIELIKPTTRKKLRQVFFKILREANLLTKDNAIIGAMLTPRLLDTIQRGDNKEIFIFPAFESDLGAPSQ; translated from the coding sequence ATGAAAACCGTCAAATACAAAATGTCGTTTACTACAGGTGGTCTTTTCCGGCAGGAATCTGTGGAGATAGCGACATTATTCTTGCAACTTCGCGACTGGAATATCGTCAGAGAGAAGGTCCTTAAAGAAAATGTGTTGCAAACTCGGACGATAACTTCATCAAAACGCATCGTCAGGGAAATATGCTCCCGATTAAAAAAACTTTCCCTGGATGAATTGAATCTTCTTGTGGAAGGGTCGGCTCAAGAGCAGAGCTATCTGTTATGGATGGCGGTATGCCGACACTACAAATTCATAGCTGATTTTGCCGTAGAAGTTATCAGGGAAAGATATATTACCCTCAATCAAAATCTTCAATACGAGGATTTTGATTTTTTCTTCAACAAAAAGTCAGAATGGCATGATGAAATTGAACTTATCAAGCCAACCACACGGAAGAAACTTCGCCAAGTTTTCTTTAAAATACTCCGGGAGGCAAATCTTTTGACGAAGGACAATGCAATTATTGGAGCCATGCTGACACCCCGACTCCTGGATACAATTCAGCGCGGTGATAACAAGGAAATTTTCATTTTTCCGGCATTTGAATCTGACTTAGGGGCACCTTCGCAATGA
- a CDS encoding DUF1788 domain-containing protein gives MISGIDKNNIQDCFDHLLTVISGERFLQMNGLGNEVPFFICPFEATVAEKVEKIRKQLINRLEQAGVRVMEINLYDLSVEILKSRDIWEQILAMEESVSKDQLKELLQGVLDPEAHLVPAIASKLASDDFDVLFLSGVGEVFPYIRSHNVLNNLQSTAKKRPTVMFFPGAYTHSLEAGASLDLFGKLRDDKYYRAFNIFHCEA, from the coding sequence ATGATTTCAGGGATCGATAAAAATAATATTCAAGACTGTTTTGATCATCTCCTTACCGTCATCTCCGGAGAGCGCTTTCTTCAGATGAATGGTCTTGGCAATGAAGTACCATTTTTCATTTGTCCGTTCGAGGCAACGGTCGCAGAAAAGGTGGAAAAAATTCGTAAGCAGCTCATTAATCGCCTTGAACAGGCTGGCGTAAGGGTTATGGAAATCAACCTTTACGATCTCTCCGTAGAGATTCTTAAGAGTCGGGATATATGGGAGCAAATTCTTGCAATGGAAGAATCCGTCTCCAAGGATCAACTCAAGGAGCTGCTACAGGGTGTGTTAGATCCGGAAGCCCACTTGGTCCCGGCCATCGCCTCAAAACTGGCCAGCGATGATTTTGATGTTCTGTTTCTTTCTGGGGTCGGAGAAGTCTTTCCCTATATTCGTTCCCATAACGTGCTGAACAATCTGCAAAGCACCGCCAAAAAACGTCCAACTGTTATGTTTTTTCCAGGTGCCTATACCCATTCTCTGGAGGCAGGCGCATCTCTCGACCTTTTCGGGAAACTGCGTGACGACAAATATTACCGGGCTTTCAATATCTTTCACTGCGAAGCGTAA